A segment of the Streptomyces sp. NBC_01235 genome:
GGGCGGGGGCGCTGGACGGGGTGTCTTCCACAGGGCCTCTCCTGTCGCTGGTGCGCCGCAGTCTAGCCATGGAGGTGGTCGGACCACTTGGGGCAAAAATGCGCCGAATCTCCGGCCGAAGGGTGTTGTCGCAGCGAAGTGGTCTGATAAATATGCGTCAACCGCCGGCTCGCACACCAGACGAACCGCACACCACACGAACCGCCCGCGAGACGAGGAGAGCCGGCCGATGGCGCCCCCGCCCACCACCCGCGTCATCGCGGTCGACACCCACGACGTCCGCTTCCCCGCCTCGCGCGAGCTCGACGGCTCCGACGCGATGAACCCGGACCCCGTCTACTCGGCCGCCTATGTCGTCCTGCGCACCGACGCGCCCGACGGCCACGAGGGCCACGGCCTCACCTTCGCCATCGGCCGGGGCAACGAGGTGCAGGTCGCCGCGATCGACGCACTGCGCGAGCACGTCCACAACCGTGTCCTGTTCAAGCAACTGCTCCAGGCCGGCTCCCTCGACGTCCTCCAGCTCGACGCGGCCCGCGTCGGCGGCGTCAACGAGAACCTCGCCATTCTGCTGCCGGCGGCCGGGTTCGGCGTCCCGGTGTGCCCGCACGCGGGCGGTGTCGGCCTGTGCGAGCTCGTCCAGCACCTGTCGATGTTCGACTACGGTCGCCCTCACCGGCACCACCGAGGACCGCGTCATCGAGTACGTCGACCATCTGCACGACCACTTCCTCGATCCGGTGGTGATCCGCGAAGGTCACTGCACGGCACCCACCGCGCCCGGTTTCTCGGCGGCCATGCGGCCCGAGTCGATCGCGCGGTACACGTATCCCGGCGGCGGCTTCTGGGCCGCCGACCTCAAGAGCCGGAAGGAGAAGGCGGCGTGAGCGACTTCGAAGGGCTGACGGCCCTGGTGACGGGGGGTGCCTCCGGCATCGGCCGGGCGACCGCACAGCTCCTGGCCGAGCGCGGCGCCCGGGTCGCCGTCCTCGACCTGGACGCGTCGGGCGTGGACGAACCCCTCCTCGGCTACCGGGCCGACGTCGGCGACGACGCCTCGGTGCGGGAGGCGGTCGCGGCCGCCGTCACCGACCTCGGGGGGCTGGACGTCCTGGTCAACAACGCGGGCATCGGCGCCCAGGGCACCGTGGAGGACAACGACGACGCCGAATGGCACCGCGTCCTCGACGTCAACGTCGTCGGCATGGTCCGCACGGCCCGCGCCGCCCTGCCCCACCTGAGGCGCTCCTCCCACGCGGCGATCGTCAACACCTGCTCCATCGCCGCGACCGCGGGCCTGCCGCAGCGTGCCCTGTACAGCGCGACCAAGGGCGCGGTGTACTCGCTGACCCTCGCCATGGCCGCCGACCACGTCCGCGAGGGCATCCGCGTCAACTGCGTCAACCCCGGTACCGCGGACACCCCGTGGGTCGGCCGGCTGCTCGACGCGGCCGACGACCCGGCCGCCGAG
Coding sequences within it:
- a CDS encoding SDR family NAD(P)-dependent oxidoreductase, translating into MSDFEGLTALVTGGASGIGRATAQLLAERGARVAVLDLDASGVDEPLLGYRADVGDDASVREAVAAAVTDLGGLDVLVNNAGIGAQGTVEDNDDAEWHRVLDVNVVGMVRTARAALPHLRRSSHAAIVNTCSIAATAGLPQRALYSATKGAVYSLTLAMAADHVREGIRVNCVNPGTADTPWVGRLLDAADDPAAERAALEARQPTGRLVSAAEVAGAIAYLASPLSGATTGTALAVDGGMQGLRLRPAGPR